In Gimesia panareensis, the genomic window ACTGCAGTGATGGCTTCATCAGGCTACGAGGCCATTAAGCTGCTGCAATCAGATAATGAAATTCACGTAGTCCTGACAGATCTCGTCATGAGCGGCATGGATGGCGTCGACCTGTTTCAGCAGGCCCAACAACTGGAACGTTATTCTGATCATGGAATCGTAGCAGCTCCCCAGTTCATTCTGATGACCGCGGTCCGCCCCGAAAATAATGCCCAGGATCGAAATCTGCAGCGGATCAAACTGGCCAAGGAACTGGGTTTCTCCAAGATCATGTTTAAGCCTCTGGACCAGGATGAACTCAAACAGGAACTGAATGATATGTCATTGAATGTCATTCACACT contains:
- a CDS encoding response regulator, with protein sequence MKVLVVDDIGYSCHYYARLVEKIGFTAVMASSGYEAIKLLQSDNEIHVVLTDLVMSGMDGVDLFQQAQQLERYSDHGIVAAPQFILMTAVRPENNAQDRNLQRIKLAKELGFSKIMFKPLDQDELKQELNDMSLNVIHTSNTETTLDLYSPTQKIRQSVKDIMAADNKEAASEFLQVLLEEIANLKEYLKTS